In a single window of the Pseudogemmatithrix spongiicola genome:
- a CDS encoding M28 family peptidase — protein sequence MSISTLGARLRSLSFVGLLSLVALPMAAQAPSTMGLQRDPRIAAALADVSPARLRALDSVLVSFGTRHTMSDTVSSTRGVGAARRWIYSQLQQYSRDCGGCLKVEYDTGTAVITRHIERPRWPIVNVVAWLPGKDPNRVIVMGGHFDSCVCSSPNPMDATGDAPGADDDGSGTVAVMELARVVGKHFPQGLDATIAFVLYTGEEQGLLGSTQFAERLQREGKTVTAAFTDDIIGNVVADDGRVDSTSVRVFAVDSLAVGGGELARYVWAVGAVYQPDFEVLPVLRLDRLGRGGDHAPFHRFGIPALRFSERLENYKRQHLVTDTFEHVNFGYIAKVARLNLATVVSLAAAPSRPVRTAYGRDRESGGQSFNIRWDTVPGVIAYELLVRRTTAPTYTRIVPTGNVTTFLLDEQLDDVWVGVRAVGPNGHRSLTTVVGAPNGPRLPNPPRTPQP from the coding sequence ATGTCGATTTCCACCCTGGGAGCGCGGCTGCGCTCCCTTTCGTTTGTCGGGCTCCTGTCGTTGGTTGCGCTGCCGATGGCGGCGCAGGCGCCGTCCACCATGGGCCTGCAGCGCGACCCGCGGATCGCGGCGGCGCTGGCCGACGTGTCGCCGGCGCGGCTGCGGGCACTGGATTCCGTGCTGGTCTCGTTCGGGACGCGGCACACGATGAGCGACACGGTCTCCAGCACGCGCGGCGTGGGTGCGGCACGGCGCTGGATCTACAGCCAGCTGCAGCAGTACTCGCGCGACTGCGGCGGCTGCCTGAAGGTCGAGTACGACACGGGCACGGCGGTGATCACGCGGCACATCGAACGGCCGCGCTGGCCGATCGTGAACGTCGTGGCGTGGTTGCCGGGCAAGGATCCGAACCGCGTGATCGTGATGGGTGGGCACTTCGATTCCTGCGTGTGTTCGTCGCCGAACCCGATGGACGCTACCGGCGATGCGCCGGGCGCGGATGACGACGGCTCGGGCACGGTCGCGGTGATGGAGCTGGCGCGGGTAGTCGGCAAGCATTTCCCGCAGGGGCTCGATGCGACCATCGCCTTCGTGCTCTACACCGGCGAGGAGCAGGGCCTGCTCGGCTCCACGCAGTTCGCCGAGCGGCTGCAGCGCGAGGGCAAGACGGTGACGGCGGCGTTCACGGACGACATCATCGGCAACGTGGTCGCCGACGATGGCCGCGTGGACTCGACGTCGGTGCGCGTGTTCGCGGTGGACTCGCTGGCCGTGGGCGGCGGGGAGCTGGCGCGCTACGTGTGGGCGGTGGGGGCCGTGTACCAACCGGACTTCGAGGTGCTGCCGGTGCTGCGCCTCGACCGGCTCGGTCGCGGCGGCGATCATGCGCCCTTCCATCGCTTCGGCATTCCCGCGCTGCGCTTCTCCGAGCGGCTGGAGAACTACAAGCGGCAGCACCTGGTGACGGACACGTTCGAGCATGTGAACTTCGGCTACATCGCGAAGGTGGCGCGGCTGAATCTCGCGACCGTGGTGTCGTTGGCGGCGGCGCCGTCGCGCCCGGTGCGCACGGCCTACGGGCGTGACCGGGAATCGGGCGGCCAGAGCTTCAACATCCGCTGGGATACCGTGCCCGGCGTGATCGCGTACGAACTGCTCGTGCGCCGGACGACGGCCCCGACCTACACGCGTATCGTGCCCACGGGCAACGTGACGACGTTCCTGCTGGACGAGCAGCTCGACGACGTGTGGGTGGGCGTGCGAGCCGTCGGCCCCAACGGGCATCGCTCGCTGACGACGGTCGTCGGCGCGCCGAACGGCCCGCGGCTCCCGAATCCGCCCCGCACGCCGCAGCCGTGA
- a CDS encoding heme exporter protein CcmB, giving the protein MNRPPGLLGAAWLIARKDLAIEFRSRSAFLSALVLSLLSLVIFYFAWDPTAVAAVDVAPGILWVTFTFSGLLGLHRSFGVEAQERAMDALLVAPVARESIFLGKALANFAFVLGVQVVALPALALFYNLPLSVVVGPLALAMLLAAIGLTCVGTLFAGITSNTRMAELLLPVLALPFFVPIVLPAAQVTAKLLAGRPVDESLGWFRILLAFDLVFLYACMLTFPFTLED; this is encoded by the coding sequence ATGAACCGACCCCCCGGCCTGCTCGGCGCCGCCTGGCTGATCGCCCGCAAGGACCTCGCCATCGAGTTCCGCTCGCGCTCGGCGTTCCTCTCGGCGTTGGTGCTCTCGCTGCTCTCGCTGGTGATCTTCTACTTCGCCTGGGATCCCACCGCCGTGGCCGCCGTGGACGTCGCGCCTGGCATCCTCTGGGTGACGTTTACGTTTTCCGGCCTCCTCGGCCTGCACCGCAGCTTCGGGGTCGAGGCGCAGGAACGCGCGATGGACGCGCTGCTCGTCGCGCCGGTCGCGCGCGAGTCCATCTTCCTCGGCAAGGCGCTGGCGAACTTCGCGTTCGTGCTGGGAGTTCAAGTGGTGGCGCTGCCTGCGCTGGCGCTGTTCTACAACCTGCCGCTCTCGGTGGTCGTCGGTCCGCTGGCGCTGGCGATGCTCCTCGCGGCCATCGGACTCACCTGCGTCGGGACGCTGTTCGCCGGCATTACGTCCAACACGCGCATGGCCGAGCTGCTGCTGCCGGTGCTCGCGCTGCCGTTCTTCGTCCCGATCGTGCTCCCGGCGGCGCAGGTCACCGCCAAGCTGCTCGCGGGACGCCCCGTGGACGAGTCGCTGGGCTGGTTCCGTATCCTGCTCGCCTTCGACCTCGTCTTCCTGTACGCCTGCATGCTGACGTTCCCGTTCACGCTCGAAGACTGA
- the acs gene encoding acetate--CoA ligase — protein MTEIRDLLVETRSFPPPPAFAAQAHINDRRLHDAADADFIQYWAEQAATLRWTKPWDRVLDWQPPHAQWFLGGQLNVSANCLDRHLDGARRNKAAIVWEGEPGDRRTLTYWELAREVRTFANVLKGLGVQKGDRVGIYLPLVPEAAIAMLACARIGAIHSVVFGGFSPESLRDRMNDAQAKVVITADGGYRRGQIVPLKRNTDKALEECPTVKHVVVVQRRTSGPITEAHVDMKEGRDHWYHRLMQHANDQCAPEPMDAEDVLFILYTSGTTGKPKGIVHTTGGYLTGAASSTKMVFDLKEEDVFWCTADVGWITGHTYLVYGPLANGATCVMYEGAPDWPERDRFWSIIARHGVTVFYTAPTAIRAFMKWGVEHPRRHDLSTLRLLGSVGEPINPEAWMWYQEHIGGNRCPVVDTWWQTETGSIVISPLPGLTATKPGSATQPLPGYSAKLMDAQANELTSGGGLLVLTKPWPSMLRTIWGDDARYVETYFSKWAGRPDLYFAGDGAKLDADGFFWLLGRVDDVLNVAGHRIGTMEVESALVEHPAVAEAAVVGKAHELKGQAVCAFVTLRDGFHKSSELRDDLREFVAKKIGALARPDDVLFSADLPKTRSGKIMRRLLRDIAEGRALGDTTTLADPNVVAALKEQYEKDEG, from the coding sequence ATGACCGAGATCCGCGACCTCCTCGTTGAGACCCGCTCGTTCCCGCCGCCGCCGGCCTTCGCTGCGCAGGCTCACATCAACGACCGCCGCCTCCACGACGCCGCCGACGCCGATTTCATCCAGTACTGGGCCGAGCAGGCGGCGACGCTGCGATGGACGAAGCCTTGGGACCGCGTGCTCGACTGGCAGCCGCCGCACGCGCAGTGGTTCCTCGGCGGGCAGCTCAACGTCAGTGCGAACTGCCTCGACCGGCATCTCGACGGGGCGCGCCGCAACAAGGCCGCCATCGTGTGGGAAGGCGAACCCGGCGACCGCCGCACGCTCACGTACTGGGAGCTCGCGCGCGAGGTGCGAACCTTCGCCAACGTCCTCAAGGGACTCGGCGTGCAGAAGGGCGACCGCGTGGGGATCTATCTTCCGCTGGTGCCCGAGGCAGCCATCGCGATGCTCGCCTGTGCGCGCATCGGGGCCATCCATTCCGTCGTCTTCGGCGGCTTCTCGCCCGAGTCGCTGCGCGACCGCATGAACGACGCGCAGGCCAAGGTCGTCATCACCGCCGACGGCGGCTACCGCCGCGGGCAGATCGTGCCGTTGAAGCGCAACACGGACAAGGCGCTGGAGGAATGCCCGACCGTCAAGCACGTGGTGGTCGTGCAGCGGCGCACGTCGGGGCCGATCACGGAAGCGCACGTGGACATGAAGGAAGGCCGCGACCACTGGTATCACCGGCTGATGCAGCATGCCAACGACCAGTGCGCGCCGGAGCCGATGGACGCCGAGGACGTGCTCTTCATCCTCTATACGTCGGGCACGACCGGGAAGCCGAAGGGCATCGTGCACACGACGGGGGGGTACCTCACCGGTGCGGCGAGCTCGACCAAGATGGTCTTCGACCTCAAGGAAGAAGACGTCTTCTGGTGCACCGCCGACGTGGGCTGGATCACGGGGCACACGTACCTCGTCTACGGCCCGCTCGCCAACGGCGCGACCTGCGTGATGTACGAAGGCGCGCCCGACTGGCCCGAGCGCGATCGCTTCTGGAGCATCATCGCACGGCACGGCGTTACGGTCTTCTACACGGCGCCGACCGCGATCCGAGCGTTCATGAAGTGGGGCGTGGAGCATCCGCGGCGGCACGACCTCTCGACGCTGCGCCTCCTCGGCTCCGTCGGCGAGCCCATCAACCCTGAAGCCTGGATGTGGTACCAGGAGCACATCGGCGGCAACCGTTGCCCGGTGGTGGACACCTGGTGGCAGACCGAGACCGGTTCGATCGTCATCTCGCCGCTGCCCGGGCTCACGGCCACCAAGCCGGGTTCGGCGACGCAGCCGCTGCCCGGGTATTCGGCAAAGCTGATGGACGCGCAGGCGAACGAGCTCACCAGCGGCGGCGGCTTGCTCGTATTGACCAAGCCCTGGCCGTCGATGCTGCGCACGATCTGGGGCGATGACGCGCGCTACGTGGAGACCTACTTCTCGAAGTGGGCGGGGCGGCCCGACCTCTACTTTGCCGGCGACGGCGCGAAGCTCGATGCCGATGGTTTCTTCTGGCTGCTCGGCCGCGTGGACGACGTCCTGAACGTCGCGGGGCACCGGATCGGTACCATGGAAGTCGAATCGGCGCTGGTCGAGCATCCCGCAGTGGCCGAGGCGGCGGTGGTGGGCAAGGCCCACGAGCTCAAGGGCCAGGCGGTCTGCGCGTTCGTCACGCTGCGCGACGGCTTCCACAAGAGCTCCGAGCTGCGCGACGATCTCCGCGAGTTCGTGGCGAAGAAGATCGGCGCGTTGGCGCGGCCGGATGACGTGCTCTTCTCGGCGGACCTGCCCAAGACCCGCTCGGGGAAGATCATGCGGCGCCTGCTGCGCGACATCGCCGAGGGGCGGGCGCTGGGGGACACGACGACGCTCGCGGATCCGAACGTAGTCGCGGCGTTGAAGGAACAGTACGAGAAGGACGAAGGCTGA
- a CDS encoding DUF2461 domain-containing protein, which yields MSAFAGFPVESLKFLKGLKRHNEKGWFEANRPVYERAVKQPLQRLAEELDIQFATLAPEFVAPPKRALFRIHRDVRFSKDKSPYKTHAALWVFHRDAGRGVGKSVGEAHGGAGFYFHLEPSASIIAAGYWMPPRPALNIIRDRLLEDHRPFAKLLKAPAFVKRFGGLTDDEPGVKLTRVPRGVDPLHPAAELLRFNSFTASRALTDAEALSPKLVATVMKDYAVLLPMVRWLNAALGHSAAQRR from the coding sequence GTGAGCGCGTTCGCGGGCTTCCCGGTGGAGTCGCTCAAGTTCCTCAAGGGACTCAAGCGGCACAATGAGAAGGGGTGGTTCGAGGCGAACCGCCCCGTCTACGAGCGCGCGGTGAAGCAGCCGCTGCAGCGCTTGGCCGAGGAGCTCGACATCCAGTTCGCGACGCTGGCGCCGGAGTTCGTGGCCCCGCCGAAGCGCGCGCTGTTCCGCATCCACCGCGACGTGCGCTTCTCGAAGGACAAGTCGCCGTACAAGACGCATGCGGCGCTGTGGGTCTTCCATCGCGACGCCGGCCGCGGCGTGGGCAAGAGTGTGGGCGAGGCGCACGGCGGCGCGGGGTTCTATTTCCACTTGGAGCCCAGCGCGTCGATCATCGCGGCCGGCTATTGGATGCCGCCGCGGCCCGCGCTGAACATCATCCGCGATCGCCTGCTGGAGGATCACCGGCCGTTCGCCAAGCTGCTCAAGGCGCCGGCGTTCGTGAAGCGCTTCGGCGGGCTGACGGACGACGAACCCGGGGTGAAGCTGACGCGCGTGCCGCGGGGCGTGGACCCGCTGCATCCGGCCGCGGAGTTGCTGCGCTTCAATTCGTTCACGGCATCGCGCGCGCTGACGGACGCGGAGGCGCTGTCGCCGAAGCTGGTGGCGACGGTGATGAAGGACTACGCGGTGCTGTTGCCGATGGTGCGCTGGCTGAACGCTGCCCTAGGTCATTCTGCGGCGCAGCGGCGCTAG
- a CDS encoding STAS domain-containing protein, which yields MTASPTLATDVDRMAPLACPPHLTTETRVEFRTEALQALDAAFAAGAASVELDFSAVVDIDASGLGVLVLLQKRARERGMRVRLHAVPSAVERLFDETRMGPLFDIERTG from the coding sequence ATGACCGCATCACCCACCTTGGCCACGGACGTGGACCGCATGGCTCCCCTCGCTTGTCCGCCCCATCTCACCACCGAGACTCGCGTTGAGTTCCGCACCGAAGCGCTGCAGGCGCTCGACGCGGCGTTCGCCGCCGGGGCCGCGAGCGTAGAGCTCGACTTCTCGGCCGTCGTCGACATCGACGCCAGCGGGCTGGGTGTCCTCGTGCTCCTTCAGAAGCGCGCGCGCGAGCGCGGCATGCGTGTGCGGCTCCATGCCGTGCCGAGCGCCGTCGAGCGCCTCTTCGATGAGACACGGATGGGACCGCTGTTCGACATCGAGCGCACGGGCTGA
- a CDS encoding cyclic nucleotide-binding domain-containing protein, whose amino-acid sequence MPDTVALLRGVAIFQDLDDGELARVAEVCRTKEFVSGEYIFKEGEAGNRLYLIFEGEVRISRVVPGSGEEALAVLKPGALFGEMSVFDRSERSTDAISNGGTKVLTISRSDFELLLDFNRELAYKVLWSCVRLLSGRLRATNDSLRSFLAMSMF is encoded by the coding sequence ATGCCGGATACGGTCGCGCTGTTGCGCGGCGTCGCCATCTTCCAGGACCTCGACGACGGCGAACTTGCGCGCGTCGCCGAGGTCTGCCGCACGAAGGAATTCGTGAGCGGCGAGTACATCTTCAAGGAAGGCGAGGCCGGAAACCGGCTCTACCTCATCTTCGAGGGTGAGGTGCGCATCTCGCGCGTCGTGCCCGGCAGCGGTGAGGAGGCCCTGGCCGTATTGAAGCCGGGCGCCCTGTTCGGCGAGATGTCGGTGTTCGACCGGTCCGAGCGCTCCACGGACGCGATCTCCAATGGCGGGACCAAGGTGCTGACGATTTCGCGCAGCGACTTCGAGCTGCTGCTCGATTTCAACCGCGAGTTGGCGTACAAGGTGCTGTGGAGCTGCGTGCGGCTGCTCTCCGGGCGGCTGCGCGCGACGAATGACTCGCTGCGGTCGTTCCTTGCCATGTCGATGTTTTGA
- a CDS encoding DUF1707 SHOCT-like domain-containing protein: MTLELEREDVVQKLCAAYARDQLTTGELEARLERVYKSADRTQLLTVLDGLPAIQVARLGEVPVPVPNVAPPAPRPAPMSPSDGQLRSGRRHQGGLGPGEKRYAAFMSEIRKEGAWSPTPVIVANTIMGSLVLDFREAPIPAEGVDIYVDVIMGELKVILPPGLPADVDCSTFMGSVSDKSKAGVPGAPTIRVTGSTMMGGITVVTKVPRREGESSFRAQMRQWLGSGE; the protein is encoded by the coding sequence ATGACCCTCGAGCTCGAACGCGAAGACGTCGTCCAGAAGCTCTGCGCCGCGTACGCGCGCGACCAACTCACGACGGGCGAGCTGGAAGCGCGGCTCGAGCGCGTGTACAAGTCGGCCGATCGTACGCAACTCCTCACGGTGCTCGACGGCCTGCCGGCGATCCAGGTCGCGCGACTCGGCGAAGTGCCGGTGCCCGTGCCGAACGTCGCGCCGCCGGCTCCGCGTCCGGCGCCCATGTCGCCGAGCGACGGCCAGCTGCGCAGCGGCCGGCGCCATCAGGGCGGGCTCGGACCCGGCGAGAAGCGCTACGCGGCGTTCATGAGCGAGATCCGCAAGGAGGGCGCGTGGTCGCCGACGCCGGTCATCGTGGCGAACACGATCATGGGCAGCCTCGTGCTCGACTTCCGCGAAGCCCCGATCCCCGCCGAGGGCGTCGACATCTACGTCGACGTCATCATGGGCGAGCTGAAGGTGATCCTGCCCCCCGGACTCCCGGCGGACGTCGACTGCTCGACGTTCATGGGCTCCGTGTCCGACAAATCGAAGGCCGGCGTGCCGGGTGCGCCGACCATCCGCGTGACGGGGAGCACGATGATGGGGGGCATCACCGTGGTGACGAAGGTACCGCGCCGCGAGGGCGAGAGTTCATTCCGCGCGCAGATGCGGCAGTGGCTCGGCAGCGGCGAGTGA
- a CDS encoding inorganic diphosphatase, which translates to MHPWKDLPPGRQAPEVVTAVIEIPQGARNKYELDKESGLFRLDRVLYSAVHYPGDYGLIPRTLHEDNDPLDVLVMIKEPTFTGCLIDVRPVGVLKMLDKGEPDDKILAVPVDDPMHGEYFDIADLPGHYLREIEHFFAIYKDLEGKRVEVVGWGKSDEAMRIIDESIVRYADAYLSQGP; encoded by the coding sequence ATCCATCCCTGGAAGGACCTGCCGCCGGGCCGTCAGGCGCCGGAAGTCGTCACCGCGGTGATCGAGATCCCGCAGGGCGCGCGCAACAAGTACGAGCTCGACAAGGAGTCGGGACTCTTCCGGCTCGACCGCGTGCTCTACTCGGCGGTGCACTATCCTGGCGACTACGGGCTCATCCCGCGCACGCTGCACGAGGACAACGACCCGCTCGACGTGCTCGTGATGATCAAGGAGCCGACCTTCACGGGCTGCCTGATCGACGTGCGGCCGGTCGGCGTGCTCAAGATGCTCGACAAGGGCGAGCCGGACGACAAGATTCTCGCCGTGCCCGTCGACGACCCGATGCACGGTGAGTACTTCGACATCGCCGACCTCCCCGGGCACTATCTCCGCGAGATCGAGCACTTCTTCGCGATCTACAAGGACCTCGAGGGCAAGCGCGTCGAGGTCGTCGGCTGGGGCAAGAGCGATGAGGCCATGCGCATCATCGACGAGAGCATCGTCCGCTACGCCGACGCGTACCTCTCGCAGGGACCGTAG
- a CDS encoding DsbA family protein, protein MARKSSGSKNSFGAIVAVVAVVGVAAIGYVVSRPRAVQQIDPASLPRVAAAGILKGNPNAPVQVIEFADFECPACGNFAMVTAPDVMKRLVETGQVAFRFYDLPLEMHRNAVPAHNAAHCANEQGRFWEMADLIFAGQFDWNTQASRNPKRIFQGYADRLGLDVDKWSECVDSGRMLPQIFANREEAGRYRVRSTPTFVIGGQVVEGSIPYDEFKRYVDAALAQATTMAQPPRN, encoded by the coding sequence GTGGCCCGTAAGTCGTCCGGTTCCAAGAACTCATTTGGCGCGATCGTCGCCGTCGTCGCCGTGGTCGGTGTCGCCGCCATCGGGTACGTCGTGTCGCGCCCGCGCGCCGTCCAGCAGATCGACCCCGCCAGCCTGCCGCGGGTCGCGGCCGCCGGCATCCTCAAGGGCAATCCGAACGCGCCCGTGCAGGTGATCGAGTTCGCCGACTTCGAGTGCCCGGCCTGCGGCAACTTCGCCATGGTGACGGCGCCGGACGTCATGAAGCGCCTCGTCGAGACCGGGCAGGTCGCGTTCCGCTTCTATGACCTGCCGCTCGAGATGCACCGCAACGCCGTGCCCGCGCACAACGCGGCGCACTGCGCCAACGAGCAGGGTCGCTTCTGGGAGATGGCCGACCTGATCTTCGCCGGCCAGTTCGACTGGAACACACAGGCCTCGCGCAACCCGAAGCGCATCTTCCAGGGCTACGCCGACCGCCTCGGCCTCGATGTCGACAAGTGGAGCGAGTGCGTGGACTCCGGCCGCATGTTGCCGCAGATCTTCGCGAACCGCGAGGAAGCCGGCCGCTATCGCGTGCGCTCGACGCCGACCTTCGTGATCGGCGGGCAGGTCGTCGAGGGCTCGATTCCGTACGACGAGTTCAAGCGCTACGTGGACGCCGCGCTCGCGCAGGCGACCACCATGGCCCAGCCGCCGCGGAACTAA
- the ccmA gene encoding heme ABC exporter ATP-binding protein CcmA codes for MTPLLEARRLVRAFGTRQAVNDVSFGIAAGEALALFGPNGAGKTTLLRLLAGLLKPNSGSAAIAGAALPAPHARARVGLISHRTMLYDTLTARENVRFAAQLHGVPDAESVTQHALEQLRVADRADVPVRALSRGLQQRVAIARAIVHGPDVLLADEPYTGLDEQGASALTGLLLERRSAGAALVVVTHALSEGLAVASHAAVMRAGSFVRHEPTQGLDVARYAAEYRELFA; via the coding sequence GTGACCCCGCTGCTCGAAGCCCGCCGCCTCGTGCGCGCCTTCGGGACGCGCCAGGCCGTCAACGACGTCTCCTTCGGCATCGCGGCCGGTGAGGCCCTCGCGCTCTTCGGTCCGAACGGGGCCGGCAAGACGACGCTCCTGCGGCTGCTCGCCGGCCTGCTCAAGCCCAACAGCGGGTCGGCGGCCATCGCCGGCGCCGCGCTCCCGGCCCCCCATGCCCGGGCCCGCGTCGGACTGATCTCGCACCGCACCATGCTCTACGACACGCTGACCGCGCGCGAGAACGTGCGCTTCGCGGCACAGCTGCACGGCGTGCCGGATGCCGAGTCGGTGACGCAGCACGCCCTCGAGCAGCTGCGCGTCGCGGACCGCGCCGACGTGCCCGTCCGGGCGCTCTCGCGCGGCCTGCAGCAGCGCGTCGCCATCGCCCGCGCCATCGTGCATGGGCCGGACGTGCTGCTCGCCGACGAGCCCTACACCGGCCTCGATGAACAGGGCGCGAGCGCCCTCACCGGATTGCTGCTCGAGCGCCGCAGCGCCGGTGCCGCGCTGGTCGTCGTCACCCATGCGCTCAGCGAGGGCCTTGCCGTCGCGTCGCACGCCGCCGTCATGCGGGCCGGCAGCTTTGTCCGCCACGAGCCCACGCAGGGGCTCGACGTCGCACGCTACGCCGCCGAATACCGGGAGCTCTTCGCATGA
- the ccsA gene encoding cytochrome c biogenesis protein CcsA, with protein MTAPASVRPRRGIDWLMVAAVALMTAAFVRAIYFTPPDRLQGMAQKIFYVHLPSAWVAFLAFGLTAIAGGVWLFIKDPRLDRFAESSAEVGVIFTTGVLVSGPLWGKPIWGAWWVWDARLTLTLFLWFLYLGYLVLRGAVDDRQARARYSAVVGILGALLIPFIHLSVYLFRTQHPTPIVANPTGIQMPAVMITTLFLALGAFTVLYMALVRQRMALAAERDALLDATTAES; from the coding sequence ATGACTGCTCCCGCTTCCGTACGCCCCCGCCGCGGCATCGACTGGCTGATGGTCGCCGCCGTCGCGCTCATGACCGCGGCCTTCGTGCGCGCCATCTACTTCACGCCGCCTGACCGCCTGCAGGGCATGGCGCAGAAGATCTTCTACGTGCACCTGCCGTCGGCGTGGGTGGCGTTCCTCGCCTTCGGCCTGACGGCGATCGCCGGCGGGGTGTGGCTCTTCATCAAGGACCCGCGCCTAGATCGCTTCGCGGAGTCCTCGGCCGAAGTCGGCGTGATCTTCACCACCGGCGTCCTCGTCTCCGGGCCGCTCTGGGGCAAGCCGATCTGGGGCGCCTGGTGGGTCTGGGACGCCCGCCTCACGCTGACGCTGTTTCTCTGGTTCCTCTACCTCGGCTACCTCGTGCTGCGCGGCGCCGTCGATGATCGCCAGGCCCGGGCGCGGTACAGCGCCGTCGTGGGCATCCTCGGCGCGCTGCTGATCCCGTTCATCCATCTCAGCGTCTACCTCTTCCGCACGCAGCACCCGACGCCGATCGTGGCCAATCCGACCGGCATCCAGATGCCGGCGGTGATGATCACGACGCTCTTCCTGGCGCTCGGGGCGTTCACGGTGCTCTACATGGCACTGGTGCGCCAGCGCATGGCGCTCGCCGCGGAACGCGACGCGCTGCTCGACGCTACCACCGCGGAGTCCTGA